The Candidatus Thermoplasmatota archaeon genome contains a region encoding:
- the guaA gene encoding glutamine-hydrolyzing GMP synthase produces the protein MFDPAKFVEEQVAEVRKTVTGHAIIATSGGVDSSVAAVIVQRAIGDRLHCVFVDTGYMRKDEPAQVRESLTKAGLNVDFVDARQDYYAALAGVTDPERKRKIIGEKFVRIFEREARKFDAKWLVQGTIAPDWIESGGELRDTIKSHHNVGGLPKDLGLALCEPLRDLYKDEVRKTARHLGLALSERQPFPGPGLAIRVIGEATPERTETVREACFIVEDEIEKAVKAGKMQAHPWQYFAVLLPVRTVGVHGDVRAYGDTVAVRAVESLDAMSAAYTRIPHEVLEKISVRITNTLGKKVNRVVYDITHKPPGTVEWE, from the coding sequence ATGTTCGATCCGGCGAAGTTCGTGGAGGAGCAGGTGGCGGAGGTCCGCAAGACGGTGACCGGCCACGCGATCATCGCCACCTCCGGAGGCGTCGACAGCTCGGTGGCCGCCGTCATCGTGCAGCGTGCCATCGGCGACCGCCTCCACTGCGTCTTCGTCGACACCGGCTACATGCGAAAGGACGAGCCCGCGCAGGTGCGCGAGAGCCTCACGAAGGCGGGCCTCAACGTCGACTTCGTGGACGCCCGCCAGGACTACTACGCCGCGCTTGCCGGCGTGACCGACCCCGAGCGCAAGCGCAAGATCATCGGCGAGAAGTTCGTCCGCATCTTCGAGCGCGAGGCGCGAAAGTTCGACGCGAAGTGGCTCGTGCAGGGCACGATCGCGCCAGACTGGATCGAATCGGGCGGCGAGCTTCGGGACACGATCAAGAGCCACCACAACGTCGGGGGCCTTCCAAAGGACCTCGGGCTTGCGCTGTGCGAGCCGCTGCGCGACCTCTACAAGGACGAGGTGCGAAAGACCGCGCGCCATCTGGGCCTTGCCCTTTCCGAGCGCCAGCCGTTCCCCGGCCCGGGCCTTGCGATCCGCGTGATCGGCGAGGCCACGCCCGAGCGAACGGAGACCGTGCGCGAAGCCTGCTTCATCGTCGAGGACGAGATCGAGAAGGCCGTGAAGGCGGGCAAGATGCAGGCGCACCCCTGGCAGTACTTCGCCGTGCTCCTGCCCGTGCGCACGGTGGGCGTCCACGGCGACGTGCGCGCCTACGGCGATACGGTCGCGGTGCGCGCGGTCGAGAGCCTGGATGCGATGAGCGCGGCCTACACGCGCATCCCGCACGAGGTCCTCGAGAAGATCAGCGTGCGCATCACCAACACCCTTGGCAAGAAGGTGAACCGCGTGGTGTACGACATCACGCACAAGCCGCCCGGGACCGTCGAGTGGGAGTGA
- a CDS encoding M14 family zinc carboxypeptidase: MRSVLVALGLALVLLPTASALPIVPAASVGPRVVPEPWETTDFIGFDEFQGLLTALERKYPETVTVKQIGLSYGWKNHLTGAHDRLPLYAVEVTNKKSSIPYQDKEVLIFHVSIHGNEKGGREGALRVIEDLSAPYYYDDAIRALLDRFVVVFGFANSDGWAHELPEYRPNCVRYAGSVANPLGGCVDSQNFVRYNGRGADLNRDWPTIGFYNMQGMGNGVAYEHAFSEPETVAWAAYYLPFRGRVTTATDIHGMLLPADGGPGAARDPAACVPASVPALGGLCLNKGHFVLTMFDGTQASPSDHLFNLRLAEHVKERLNTMALARHPAWARLPNLGFAGGEFNDFGTVWDTLGYTDSGITGDFFVQFLGARGVGFELAYNHITFDNYYLPPFNAMSVDAVREIVRAFMEMAAAPVFADVQTNGLRTAYLADAEATVAIAPTPEAGPYLPPGASRRALRSHDSGELVVDPPVPQIRREEPATLADFFSDMARVVDGPFQPLTVADVSAGRLSGYDQLLVAGRAAKPLLSDEAALAAMKAFVEAGGNLVLTDSALALAKPVGAPVEARETLAYLGYIDSSRDHPLAAGVGPLARETYASILLGYFVAPSPRANRDTSPIWVFPADGVQAAGGDVAGTSGSRDQASLGWFPLGQGRIVFLGAALAPPTTEFDHPYGLASYAISPTGYQILYNALGFTVRDATEERGLLDEILSPAQVDPNAMPAPGALAVVGALAALAFARRRRAP, encoded by the coding sequence ATGCGTTCCGTCCTCGTCGCCCTCGGGCTTGCCCTCGTCCTTCTTCCGACCGCCTCCGCGCTGCCCATCGTGCCCGCCGCAAGCGTGGGGCCGCGCGTCGTTCCCGAGCCTTGGGAGACGACGGACTTCATCGGCTTCGACGAGTTCCAGGGCCTTCTCACGGCGCTCGAGCGCAAGTATCCCGAGACGGTCACGGTGAAGCAGATCGGGTTGAGCTACGGGTGGAAGAACCACCTCACGGGCGCGCACGACCGGCTTCCCCTGTACGCGGTCGAGGTCACGAACAAGAAGTCCTCCATTCCGTACCAGGACAAGGAAGTCCTCATCTTCCACGTCTCGATCCACGGCAACGAGAAGGGCGGCCGCGAGGGCGCGCTGCGCGTCATCGAGGACCTCTCGGCGCCGTACTACTACGACGACGCGATCCGGGCTCTCCTCGACCGCTTCGTCGTCGTCTTCGGCTTTGCGAACTCGGACGGCTGGGCGCACGAGCTTCCCGAGTACCGCCCCAACTGCGTGCGGTACGCGGGCTCCGTGGCAAACCCGCTGGGCGGCTGCGTGGACAGCCAGAACTTCGTCCGCTACAACGGGCGCGGCGCGGACCTCAACCGGGACTGGCCCACGATCGGCTTCTACAACATGCAGGGCATGGGCAACGGCGTCGCCTACGAGCACGCGTTCTCGGAGCCCGAGACGGTCGCGTGGGCGGCCTACTACCTTCCCTTCCGCGGCCGCGTGACGACGGCCACGGACATCCACGGCATGCTCCTGCCCGCCGACGGCGGCCCCGGCGCGGCGCGCGATCCCGCGGCGTGCGTTCCGGCCTCCGTGCCCGCGCTTGGAGGCCTTTGCCTCAACAAGGGCCACTTCGTGCTCACGATGTTCGACGGCACGCAGGCCTCGCCGAGCGACCACCTGTTCAACCTGCGCCTGGCCGAGCACGTGAAGGAGCGGCTCAACACGATGGCCCTTGCGCGCCATCCTGCCTGGGCCCGCCTCCCGAACCTCGGGTTCGCCGGCGGCGAGTTCAACGACTTCGGCACCGTGTGGGACACGCTCGGGTACACCGACTCTGGCATCACCGGCGACTTCTTCGTCCAGTTCCTGGGCGCTCGCGGCGTCGGCTTCGAGCTTGCGTACAACCACATCACCTTCGACAACTACTACCTGCCCCCGTTCAACGCGATGAGCGTCGACGCGGTGCGCGAGATCGTGCGGGCCTTCATGGAGATGGCCGCCGCGCCCGTGTTCGCCGACGTGCAGACAAACGGCCTTCGCACGGCGTACCTCGCGGACGCCGAGGCGACCGTGGCCATCGCGCCCACGCCCGAAGCCGGTCCCTATCTGCCGCCGGGCGCGAGCCGGCGTGCGCTGCGCAGCCACGATTCGGGTGAGCTTGTCGTCGATCCGCCCGTGCCGCAGATCCGTCGCGAGGAGCCCGCAACGCTTGCCGACTTTTTCTCGGACATGGCGCGCGTCGTGGACGGTCCGTTCCAGCCGCTCACCGTCGCGGACGTTTCCGCGGGCCGCCTTTCGGGCTACGACCAGCTGCTCGTCGCGGGTCGCGCAGCCAAGCCGCTTCTCTCCGACGAGGCCGCGCTCGCGGCGATGAAGGCCTTCGTCGAAGCGGGAGGAAACCTCGTCCTCACGGATTCCGCGCTTGCGCTTGCCAAGCCCGTGGGCGCGCCCGTGGAGGCGCGCGAGACGCTCGCCTACCTCGGCTACATCGACTCGTCCCGCGACCACCCGCTTGCCGCAGGCGTCGGCCCGCTTGCACGCGAGACCTACGCTTCGATCCTGCTTGGATACTTCGTCGCGCCAAGCCCGAGAGCCAACCGCGACACCTCGCCCATCTGGGTCTTCCCGGCCGACGGCGTGCAAGCCGCCGGCGGAGACGTAGCGGGCACCTCCGGGTCGCGCGACCAGGCGAGCCTCGGATGGTTCCCGCTGGGCCAGGGCCGGATCGTCTTCCTGGGCGCAGCGCTTGCGCCGCCCACGACCGAGTTCGACCACCCGTACGGCCTGGCAAGCTACGCCATCTCGCCCACGGGCTACCAGATTCTCTACAATGCGTTGGGTTTCACGGTGCGGGACGCCACGGAGGAGCGCGGCCTGCTCGATGAGATCCTCTCGCCCGCGCAGGTCGATCCGAACGCCATGCCGGCGCCCGGCGCGCTGGCGGTCGTCGGCGCCTTGGCGGCGCTTGCGTTCGCGCGCCGCCGTCGCGCGCCCTAG